A section of the Acidobacterium capsulatum ATCC 51196 genome encodes:
- a CDS encoding HipA family kinase, with translation MFADGGDVAVLATQQIRRMRGGAQSHLMLGADGVPYVVKFQNNPQHLRVLVNEWLATHVARIVGLPSPPCEVIEVTSWLVENTPELAVQRGRESERCLPGLHFGSQFVGGLMPGQSVDYLPEPQLLDVRNLRDFAGVLVVDKWTCNANGRQAVFHKKQRERKYSATFIDYGFCFGAGDWEYRDAPLRGVFARNAVYDGITGWESFEPWMSRMRELDVNRVWALADQIPPEWYRGDVAALERLVEQLDARRERVPELIKGFRESSREPFPKWNGVPFAMKSSVREQAGVADDAEGRNM, from the coding sequence ATGTTTGCTGACGGAGGGGATGTGGCGGTTCTGGCGACACAACAGATTCGGAGGATGCGCGGCGGCGCGCAGAGCCACCTGATGCTCGGCGCCGACGGCGTTCCGTATGTTGTGAAGTTTCAGAACAATCCTCAGCATCTGCGGGTACTGGTAAATGAGTGGCTGGCAACGCATGTGGCGCGGATCGTGGGCTTGCCTTCGCCGCCATGCGAGGTGATTGAGGTGACTTCGTGGCTGGTGGAGAACACTCCGGAGCTGGCTGTGCAACGGGGCCGCGAGAGCGAGCGCTGCCTGCCGGGGCTGCACTTTGGCTCGCAGTTTGTAGGCGGACTGATGCCGGGGCAGAGCGTGGATTATCTGCCCGAGCCGCAATTGCTGGATGTGCGCAATCTGCGGGATTTTGCCGGGGTTCTGGTGGTAGACAAGTGGACGTGCAATGCAAATGGGCGGCAGGCGGTCTTTCATAAGAAGCAGCGGGAGCGGAAGTATTCGGCGACGTTCATTGATTATGGATTCTGCTTTGGCGCGGGCGACTGGGAGTACCGGGATGCGCCTTTGCGGGGCGTGTTTGCGCGCAATGCGGTGTATGACGGCATCACGGGGTGGGAGAGTTTTGAGCCGTGGATGAGCCGGATGCGGGAGCTGGATGTGAATCGGGTATGGGCATTGGCCGACCAGATTCCGCCGGAGTGGTATCGGGGTGATGTGGCAGCATTGGAGCGCCTGGTGGAGCAACTGGATGCCCGGAGAGAACGGGTTCCGGAGTTGATCAAGGGATTCCGGGAATCATCGCGGGAGCCTTTTCCGAAGTGGAATGGGGTGCCGTTTGCGATGAAGAGTAGCGTGAGGGAGCAGGCGGGTGTGGCCGATGATGCAGAGGGGAGGAACATGTGA
- the purE gene encoding 5-(carboxyamino)imidazole ribonucleotide mutase, which produces MADHPLIGIVMGSRSDFDVLSPAVEILTELGIPHEARVVSAHRTPDLLYEYAEQAQARGLRVIIAGAGGAAHLPGMLAAKTLVPVLGVPVPATMLNGLDSLLSIVQMPKGVPVGTLAIGKPGAANAAIFAAEILATTDAALRERLQAWREARRDEVLAMELPVLQFREPMA; this is translated from the coding sequence ATGGCAGACCACCCCCTCATCGGCATTGTGATGGGCTCCAGGAGCGACTTTGACGTGCTCTCGCCCGCCGTGGAGATCCTCACCGAACTCGGCATTCCTCATGAAGCGCGCGTTGTCTCCGCGCATCGCACCCCTGACCTGCTGTATGAGTATGCGGAGCAGGCGCAGGCGCGCGGCCTGCGCGTGATTATCGCGGGCGCGGGCGGCGCGGCGCATCTGCCGGGCATGCTGGCCGCGAAGACGCTGGTCCCGGTGCTGGGCGTTCCTGTTCCCGCAACGATGCTGAATGGCCTCGATTCTCTGCTCTCGATTGTGCAGATGCCCAAGGGCGTTCCGGTGGGCACACTCGCCATCGGCAAGCCGGGCGCGGCCAACGCTGCGATTTTTGCGGCGGAGATTCTGGCGACGACCGATGCCGCGCTGCGCGAGCGCCTCCAGGCCTGGCGCGAGGCGCGCCGCGATGAGGTGCTGGCCATGGAACTGCCCGTGCTGCAGTTCCGGGAGCCGATGGCATGA
- a CDS encoding terminase, whose translation MRQRSTICRDDLLLLGRELDTPVNSSGEALIHYLAHSALRIRGRDGSSVPLIANRVQREFEQRRGQSNIVLKARQLGISTWIAARFFLKTALIPGTLTVQVAHTQEAAESLFQMVHRFYRQLPEDTLVPLRTARANARQLVFPAIDSEYRVETAGDRNAGRGLTITNLHCTEVARWPGDAEEVLQGMRAALSPKGELVLESTPMGAAGCFWNTWQSAAETGMVQHFFPWWMEAAYAAEPVDETSLTTEERALMEAHSLSPEQIGYRRQIRANYRELARQEYAETAHDCFLASGECYFDAAAIDRRLSAVEAPLRMRLGGRLQIWYPPEGQRRYIVAVDPAGGGSEGDYSVAQVIDEKTGLQCAELQMHCTALELAQEVAELAREYRQALVAVERNNHGAAVIAFLQSVCGYRNLYRQSGQEGWLTTAISRPQMLANLASTLVETPDIFMSRRLLMECRSFVRQQNGRVEAQAGEHDDCVMAMAIALAVRAGQ comes from the coding sequence ATGCGGCAAAGGAGCACGATATGCCGCGACGACCTGCTGCTGCTGGGGCGCGAGCTGGACACGCCCGTCAACAGCAGCGGCGAGGCACTCATTCACTACCTTGCGCACTCGGCGCTACGCATTCGGGGACGGGACGGCAGCAGTGTTCCCCTGATTGCCAACCGGGTGCAGAGGGAGTTTGAGCAGCGGCGCGGGCAAAGCAACATTGTGCTGAAGGCTCGTCAACTTGGCATCAGCACGTGGATTGCGGCGCGGTTTTTTCTGAAGACCGCGCTGATTCCCGGAACACTCACAGTGCAGGTGGCACATACACAGGAGGCGGCGGAGAGCCTGTTTCAGATGGTGCACCGGTTTTACCGGCAGTTGCCGGAAGATACTCTGGTGCCGCTGCGAACAGCACGGGCGAATGCGCGTCAGCTTGTTTTTCCGGCGATTGACAGCGAGTACCGGGTGGAGACAGCCGGGGACAGGAATGCCGGGCGCGGGCTGACGATCACCAACCTTCATTGCACGGAAGTGGCTCGCTGGCCGGGAGACGCAGAGGAGGTGTTGCAGGGCATGCGGGCGGCATTGTCGCCGAAGGGGGAACTGGTGCTCGAGTCCACGCCGATGGGTGCGGCCGGCTGCTTCTGGAACACGTGGCAGAGCGCAGCGGAGACGGGGATGGTGCAGCATTTCTTTCCCTGGTGGATGGAGGCAGCCTATGCCGCAGAGCCGGTGGACGAGACCTCGCTCACGACGGAAGAGCGGGCCCTGATGGAGGCTCACTCGCTGTCGCCGGAGCAGATTGGATACCGGCGGCAGATACGGGCGAACTATCGCGAGCTGGCCCGGCAGGAGTATGCCGAGACGGCGCATGACTGCTTTCTGGCAAGCGGCGAATGCTACTTTGACGCGGCGGCGATCGACCGGCGGTTGTCCGCGGTGGAAGCTCCGCTGAGGATGCGGCTGGGCGGGCGATTGCAAATCTGGTATCCACCGGAAGGCCAGCGCCGTTACATTGTGGCGGTGGACCCGGCAGGTGGCGGCAGCGAGGGAGACTACTCGGTGGCGCAAGTGATCGATGAGAAGACGGGACTGCAGTGCGCCGAGTTGCAGATGCATTGCACGGCGCTCGAACTGGCGCAGGAAGTGGCGGAGCTGGCGAGAGAGTACCGGCAGGCCCTGGTGGCCGTGGAGCGGAACAACCACGGGGCGGCAGTGATCGCCTTTTTGCAGAGCGTGTGCGGCTACCGGAATCTCTACCGGCAGAGCGGTCAGGAGGGATGGCTGACGACCGCGATTTCGCGGCCGCAGATGTTGGCGAACCTGGCCAGCACGCTGGTGGAGACACCAGACATCTTTATGAGCCGGCGGCTGCTGATGGAGTGCCGCAGTTTTGTGCGGCAGCAGAATGGGCGCGTGGAGGCACAGGCCGGCGAGCATGATGATTGCGTGATGGCGATGGCCATCGCGCTGGCAGTGCGGGCCGGACAGTAA
- a CDS encoding phage portal protein, with protein MSGREMRLVQQQRRLAGNGGPFCFSTTEGAAAVNLRQTFQQARQLLAGGQKPSEPASAERKTLALPTILAPYQIPSRAMPKPTPDNLRRFAETPVVRRAINIIKDRVASLDWQIRLKRDYTEEQVGYVRRKQRALRYALEHPNPSDSFRTLLEQVLEDALVGGYGAIEMETTDDPERPFHLWPVDGASIQIDPKWDGNPSSIRYAQNTGMPSSGSLVKLRDDELIYLRTNPRSYTPFGLGPLEVAFESVNSFLGAHRYAGKLASNAVVQYALWVNDSTPAQQERLIRWWQDEIEGTGRVPLLSTPEKPEVLRFAAGTDADMRMNWQEFLIRMIANAFSLPPVLLGLEQDVNRATAAELMDEAFHSAIVPMARLVAEHITRDLFAKRLGWPEFEFVFNQLDATDEMQQMEVQTALLAAGVLTVNEVRAMRGLAPLRAEETGTGAKHSSAGVHAASGSAETEEVPPLAKND; from the coding sequence ATGAGCGGCCGCGAGATGCGGCTCGTGCAACAGCAGCGAAGGCTCGCCGGCAACGGCGGGCCTTTTTGTTTTTCCACTACAGAGGGAGCGGCAGCAGTGAATCTAAGACAGACATTTCAACAGGCGCGGCAATTGCTGGCGGGCGGGCAGAAACCCAGCGAGCCTGCGAGCGCGGAGCGCAAGACGCTGGCCTTGCCGACGATTCTGGCTCCGTATCAGATTCCTTCGCGCGCAATGCCGAAGCCGACGCCGGACAACCTGCGCCGGTTTGCCGAGACACCGGTGGTGCGGCGCGCGATCAACATCATCAAGGATCGAGTGGCGAGCCTGGATTGGCAGATTCGGCTGAAGCGCGACTACACCGAAGAGCAAGTCGGTTATGTGCGCCGCAAGCAGCGCGCGCTGCGCTATGCGCTGGAGCATCCGAATCCTTCAGACTCGTTTCGCACACTGCTGGAGCAGGTGCTGGAAGATGCTCTGGTAGGCGGCTACGGCGCAATCGAGATGGAGACGACGGATGATCCGGAGCGGCCCTTTCATCTGTGGCCGGTAGATGGTGCTTCGATTCAGATTGATCCGAAGTGGGATGGGAATCCGTCGAGCATTCGCTATGCGCAGAACACAGGCATGCCGAGTTCGGGCTCGCTGGTGAAGCTGCGCGACGATGAGCTGATTTATCTGCGGACGAATCCTCGCAGCTATACGCCTTTTGGATTGGGACCGTTGGAAGTTGCGTTTGAGAGCGTGAATTCATTTCTGGGCGCGCACCGTTATGCGGGCAAGCTGGCGAGCAACGCGGTGGTGCAGTATGCGCTATGGGTGAATGACTCGACGCCAGCGCAGCAGGAGCGGCTGATTCGCTGGTGGCAGGACGAGATTGAGGGCACGGGCAGGGTGCCGCTGCTGAGCACTCCGGAAAAGCCTGAGGTGCTGCGCTTTGCGGCGGGCACGGATGCGGATATGCGCATGAACTGGCAGGAGTTTTTGATTCGCATGATTGCCAACGCCTTCTCATTGCCGCCGGTGCTGCTGGGGCTGGAGCAGGATGTGAATCGCGCGACGGCGGCCGAGCTGATGGACGAGGCCTTTCACAGCGCCATTGTGCCGATGGCGCGCCTGGTGGCCGAGCACATCACACGGGATCTTTTTGCAAAGCGGCTGGGCTGGCCGGAGTTTGAATTTGTCTTCAATCAGCTGGATGCCACCGACGAGATGCAGCAGATGGAGGTGCAGACCGCGCTGCTGGCGGCGGGCGTGCTCACGGTGAACGAAGTGCGCGCGATGCGAGGCCTGGCGCCGCTGCGCGCTGAAGAGACGGGCACGGGAGCGAAGCATTCCTCCGCAGGTGTGCATGCGGCTTCCGGGAGTGCAGAGACAGAGGAGGTTCCACCATTGGCAAAGAACGATTGA
- a CDS encoding DUF3037 domain-containing protein, whose translation MTGLRPCEFFLVRYVPDPVKGEFVNIGVLLRDLSGTGPAPAYVRFTRDWARVRCVDPGADIEMLEALEQELIQRVEERREDMPYVLKTLEDSLSNGLQITQAKACLAETIPAELTRLMQLYVESQRREAVARMSGRQKIARSMRGAFERTGVWNLMSKRIAASPYTHPGDPLRIDCGYRPNGVIRMFHAVSLDGDLDLAKVLAFGMPQLREGVARVENATLELTAIVEPWRELRGEEDAQEDGLAQYRFGVECMEAAEIRVLTTSDLPRLADTARVEMKL comes from the coding sequence GTGACTGGGTTGCGTCCGTGTGAGTTCTTCCTGGTGCGCTATGTGCCGGATCCGGTGAAGGGCGAGTTTGTGAATATTGGCGTTCTGCTGCGCGATCTTTCGGGCACGGGACCGGCGCCGGCGTATGTCCGCTTTACGCGGGATTGGGCACGGGTGCGATGCGTGGATCCGGGTGCGGACATTGAGATGCTGGAGGCGCTGGAGCAAGAGCTGATTCAACGCGTGGAAGAGCGGCGGGAAGATATGCCGTATGTGCTGAAGACGCTCGAAGATTCGCTCTCGAATGGGTTACAAATTACGCAAGCCAAGGCCTGCCTGGCGGAGACGATTCCGGCGGAGCTGACGCGGCTGATGCAATTGTATGTGGAGTCGCAGCGGCGCGAAGCAGTGGCGCGCATGAGCGGCCGGCAGAAGATTGCGCGCTCTATGCGCGGCGCGTTTGAGCGTACGGGCGTCTGGAATCTGATGAGCAAGCGAATCGCGGCTTCGCCATATACGCATCCGGGCGATCCGCTGCGAATTGACTGCGGTTATAGACCAAATGGAGTGATCCGGATGTTTCATGCGGTTTCACTTGACGGGGACCTGGATCTGGCGAAGGTGCTGGCCTTTGGCATGCCGCAATTGCGCGAGGGTGTGGCGCGAGTGGAAAATGCCACGCTGGAGTTGACCGCGATTGTGGAGCCCTGGCGCGAACTGCGCGGCGAAGAAGATGCGCAGGAAGACGGGCTGGCACAGTATCGCTTTGGCGTGGAGTGCATGGAGGCAGCGGAAATCAGGGTATTGACGACCAGCGATCTGCCGCGCCTTGCCGACACGGCCAGGGTGGAGATGAAGTTGTAG
- the purK gene encoding 5-(carboxyamino)imidazole ribonucleotide synthase, which yields MTAILPGSTIGILGGGQLGRMLAMSARSFGYRVQVMDPDPSCPARFVVDACFEGPWNDTRAAADLARGSDVVTLEIEQLSLDCLDAAAKYAPVRPGAAMLGIIQDRILQKNWLRDHGLPLGDYRAAESEQALVDAVTALGGRCFIKSARGGYDGRGQVKIGFGELTGTPEEQAREAWKLLGQRPVVAEKAVALEREVSVMVARRPSGETRSFPSALNHHENQILVWSVIPSGVPPALEKQAQELASAIADQFTLEGLLAIEMFVTTDGKLLVNELAPRPHNSYHASERACVTSQFEQGIRAVCDLPLGDVAVVQPAAIVNLLGDLWLDGDGQQRTPRFDLAMAVPGLRLHLYEKHSARKGRKMGHLSSVGATPEEAVARVLEAEKKLKQG from the coding sequence ATGACGGCCATTCTTCCCGGATCAACCATTGGCATTCTGGGCGGCGGACAGCTTGGGCGCATGCTGGCCATGTCGGCGCGCTCCTTTGGCTATCGCGTGCAGGTCATGGACCCCGACCCCTCATGCCCGGCGCGATTTGTGGTGGACGCCTGCTTTGAGGGTCCGTGGAACGACACTCGCGCCGCTGCTGACCTGGCGCGCGGCTCTGACGTAGTGACGCTCGAGATCGAGCAGCTCTCGCTCGACTGCCTCGATGCGGCGGCGAAGTATGCTCCGGTGCGGCCGGGCGCGGCGATGCTGGGGATTATTCAGGACCGCATTCTGCAGAAGAACTGGCTGCGCGATCACGGCCTTCCGCTGGGTGATTACCGCGCCGCGGAGTCAGAACAGGCGCTGGTCGATGCTGTGACGGCGCTCGGCGGACGATGCTTCATCAAGAGCGCGCGCGGCGGCTATGACGGCCGCGGGCAGGTGAAGATCGGCTTTGGCGAGCTGACCGGCACGCCCGAAGAGCAGGCACGCGAGGCCTGGAAGCTGCTGGGCCAGCGGCCCGTGGTGGCGGAGAAGGCCGTGGCGCTGGAGCGCGAAGTCTCTGTGATGGTGGCGCGGCGGCCCAGCGGCGAAACACGCAGTTTCCCCTCAGCGCTGAACCATCATGAAAACCAGATTCTGGTGTGGAGCGTGATTCCCTCAGGCGTGCCGCCGGCTCTGGAAAAGCAGGCTCAGGAACTGGCCAGCGCCATTGCCGACCAGTTCACGCTGGAAGGGCTGCTGGCCATCGAAATGTTTGTGACGACGGATGGCAAGCTGCTGGTCAATGAACTGGCTCCGCGCCCGCACAACAGTTATCACGCGAGCGAGCGCGCCTGCGTCACGAGCCAGTTTGAACAGGGGATTCGCGCAGTGTGCGACCTGCCACTGGGCGATGTGGCGGTGGTGCAGCCGGCCGCGATTGTGAATCTGCTGGGCGACCTATGGCTCGATGGAGACGGCCAGCAACGCACGCCGCGCTTTGACCTTGCGATGGCGGTGCCGGGACTGCGGCTGCATCTGTATGAGAAGCATTCGGCGCGCAAGGGCCGCAAGATGGGGCATCTCTCTTCAGTGGGTGCGACACCGGAAGAAGCCGTGGCGCGCGTGCTGGAAGCGGAAAAGAAGCTCAAACAAGGTTGA